ATAATACAATCCTTCGATATTTTCTCCTTTTTTGCGAAATCCTCCATATTTTGCGCATTTTTTTGCAAGATTAATCGTCTTAAACTCTTTTCCCAATATGTCCGCAAGAATCATTTTGAAACAAGTTATGCCACAGGTGTGCCAACTCCATAAACGATATTCTTCGGGAGAATTTGCTCCGGAATTTTTCCATTTTTTGTCTTCTGCTGCGTCTTTTTTCTTATTTAAAATATCATCATTCAATTCCGGACTCTCCCATTGAGAAAAATAAGGAATACCCTTTTTAATATATGGGCTTTTATGATGAAAAACACTATCTATATTAGCTAGTGAATTTTTAAGAATTCTTGATGCTCTTGGCATATTTTAAAAAGTAAGAATCAAAAATTTCAGGAAAAATTGTAATTATGTGGAAGGT
This DNA window, taken from Candidatus Paceibacterota bacterium, encodes the following:
- a CDS encoding C39 family peptidase → MPRASRILKNSLANIDSVFHHKSPYIKKGIPYFSQWESPELNDDILNKKKDAAEDKKWKNSGANSPEEYRLWSWHTCGITCFKMILADILGKEFKTINLAKKCAKYGGFRKKGENIEGLYYLPFCRFVRKEFKLKIEFVRWLSIKRIKRELSQDNYVIATVNPNIRDLESSIPKKKGGHLVLVVGYDDKKKILFLHNPSGFYKKSQEYAEISEKNFKRFFAKRGVVVYS